The genome window TATGGCAAAAAAGGATATGCGCGAAAGAGTAGTAGATGTCCCGCCGCAGTCGATTATCACCAAGGATAATGTGGTGGTCGAGGTTGATGCGGTTATTTATTGCCAGGTAACAGACCCGTTCAAATCTCATTACGAGATAACTGATTTTATCTATGCGGCTGTTAAGCTGGCTCAGACTAATCTAAGGAATACGCTGGGCGAGATGGAGCTTGACCAATCTCTAACCTCACGCGATGTTATAAACGAAAAACTGCGTGAAGTGCTCGATGAAGCTACCAATAAGTGGGGCGTTAAAGTCAACCGGGTGGAGATACAAAAGATTGACCCGCCTATGGATATCACCGATGCTATGAGCCGTCAGATGAAAGCCGAACGCGACAAGCGCGCTGCTATCCTCGAAGCTGAGGGCATCAAGCAGGCAGAGATTACCCGCGCCGAGGGCGAAAAACAGTCTGCCATTTTAGAGGCTGAGGGACAGGCGGAGGCTATTAAAAAGAAAGCTGATGCTGAAAAATATCAGAAGCTAACAGTGGCGCAGGGCGAGGCTGAGGCAATTATCAATGTCTTCCAGGCTATTCACAAAGGCGAGCCGGATGATAAACTGATTACTTTGCGCTATCTGGAATCATTAAAGCAAATCGCCGATGGCAAAGCCAACAAGCTGTTCTTCCCGATTGAGGTTTCCAGTTTGTTATCAGGTGTGGGACTGGCGGCTGATATGCTGAAAAATCCGCCAAAAGAGAAGGCTGCTCAGTCTGAAGCATAATCTATATCGATAGTTTAACTACAGTTAATAAAACCGGTCTTATCATAGGCCGGTTTTGTTATTTTCCATCAATAGCTTATATTAAAAGAAGATAAAACACTCTTTATGTTTCATTAAATGAAATTATCAGGAGTTTCCCCGAAAATTCCGGTAAAATCTTTATAGTATAGTATGCTTCATAGGGTTAACATTTTCAATAAGTGGAAATCATAGTTTTTGAAAAAACGGG of Candidatus Zixiibacteriota bacterium contains these proteins:
- a CDS encoding SPFH/Band 7/PHB domain protein, translated to MEYGFIIAIVILAVIFAAMSMRIIRPYQRGLVERLGRYRRTCQPGLNIIMPVIEAMAKKDMRERVVDVPPQSIITKDNVVVEVDAVIYCQVTDPFKSHYEITDFIYAAVKLAQTNLRNTLGEMELDQSLTSRDVINEKLREVLDEATNKWGVKVNRVEIQKIDPPMDITDAMSRQMKAERDKRAAILEAEGIKQAEITRAEGEKQSAILEAEGQAEAIKKKADAEKYQKLTVAQGEAEAIINVFQAIHKGEPDDKLITLRYLESLKQIADGKANKLFFPIEVSSLLSGVGLAADMLKNPPKEKAAQSEA